In Naumovozyma dairenensis CBS 421 chromosome 2, complete genome, the following are encoded in one genomic region:
- the SUL2 gene encoding sulfate permease (similar to Saccharomyces cerevisiae SUL2 (YLR092W); ancestral locus Anc_8.271), with translation MNQTIPFQKNENNTNDIENQYELPSFPNSDTSSQNLADLELEYDQYKASETNNKSNHGPDLETNNLDVQFSNTYNTGDKKNSIKNHQIQINTFNADSVIIPSFEEHAISFKDYYRHSLKENFSLKSVKEYALSIFPIIRWLPHYNLAWFSSDLIAGITVGCVLVPQSMSYAQIATLPPQYGLYSSFIGAFTYSLFATSKDVCIGPVAVMSLETGKVITKVLAKYPEADPNITAPVIATVLAFLCGVITAGIGFLRLGFLVELISLNAVTGFMTGSALNIMWGQIPALMGYGSKVNTRTSTYKVIIESLKHLPDTKLDAVFGLIPLFILYLWKWWCGNMGPRMADKWFANNEKGNFYLKKFYFYAQAAKNAVIIIVFTAIAWSITKGKTKDERPISILGSVPKGLKEVGVMKLPDGLASKIAPELPASVIVLLLEHIAIAKSFGRINDYKVVPDQELIAIGVTNLIGTFFNAYPATGSFSRSALKAKCEVRTPLSGLFTGSCVLLALYCLTGVFLYIPKATLSAVIIHAVSDLIASYHTTWNFWKMNPLDCFSFIVTVFITVFSSIENGIYFAMCWSCAILVLKVAFPAGKFLGRVEIAEVVNGCVDDSFEVTDYSSNSNLSLSADTINHNKKLKILHIPLLKTLKDQLFSDISSIQGKSKIRYYTKWLPFDHAYTKELNPNVIILPPPPGVIVYRLTDSFTYMNCSKHYDVIFEEIKKQTKRGQLIRHRKKSDRPWNDPGEWEAPNFSKLWKKLSFRRNKNNNDNEETHIPDVPVSKRDDRPLLKVLCLDFSQVAQVDATALQSLVDLRKAINKYADRQVEFHFAGIVSPWIKKGLINIGFGTINEEYSDESIIAGHTSYHLARIPGDDLELPTMRGGNYKVYTATGTNLPFFHIDIPDFYQWDV, from the coding sequence ATGAATCAAACAATCCCCttccaaaaaaatgaaaataatacgAATGATATAGAGAATCAATATGAGCTACCAAGTTTTCCAAACTCAGATACCTCATCTCAAAACCTAGCTGACTTGGAATTGGAGTATGATCAATATAAAGCATcagaaacaaataataaatcaaatcatGGTCCAGATTTAGAAACGAACAACCTGGACGTACAGTTCAGTAACACTTACAATACAGGagataagaaaaattcTATAAAAAACCAtcaaatccaaataaaTACGTTTAACGCAGATTCTGTAATAATTCCATCGTTCGAAGAACACGCTATTTCCTTTAAAGACTACTATAGGCATTCACTCAAGGAAAACTTTTCCCTTAAAAGTGTTAAAGAATATGCATTATCAATATTCCCCATCATTAGATGGTTACCACATTATAATCTTGCATGGTTCTCATCAGATTTAATTGCAGGTATAACAGTTGGCTGTGTTTTAGTTCCACAATCAATGTCTTATGCTCAAATCGCCACATTACCACCACAATACGGTCTTTATTCTTCCTTTATCGGTGCTTTCACATATTCTCTTTTTGCCACCTCAAAGGATGTTTGTATTGGTCCAGTCGCTGTCATGTCTTTGGAAACGGGCAAAGTTATTACAAAAGTTCTTGCTAAATACCCAGAAGCTGATCCAAATATTACTGCTCCTGTCATTGCCACAGTCTTGGCATTCTTATGTGGTGTCATCACTGCTGGTATTGGGTTTCTAAGATTAGGTTTCCTTGTCGAATTAATCTCTTTAAATGCAGTCACAGGGTTTATGACTGGGTCTGCTTTGAATATTATGTGGGGTCAAATCCCTGCCTTGATGGGATATGGTAGTAAAGTTAATACAAGAACTTCTACATATAaagttattattgaatCGTTAAAACATCTTCCTGACACGAAATTGGATGCAGTGTTTGGTTTGATTCCCTTATTTATCTTATACTTGTGGAAATGGTGGTGTGGTAATATGGGCCCAAGGATGGCTGATAAATGGTTTgcaaataatgaaaaaggaaatttttatttaaagaagTTTTATTTCTACGCTCAAGCTGCTAAAAATGcggttattattatcgtaTTCACAGCTATTGCATGGTCCATTACTAAAGGTAAGACGAAAGATGAAAGACCAATTAGTATTTTGGGAAGTGTTCCAAAGGGTCTAAAAGAAGTCGGTGTTATGAAACTGCCCGATGGGTTAGCTAGCAAAATTGCTCCTGAACTACCTGCTTCtgttattgttttattgtTAGAGCATATTGCCATTGCCAAATCATTCGGTAGAATCAATGATTACAAGGTTGTTCCAGATCAAGAATTGATTGCTATTGGTGTTACAAATTTAATTGGTACTTTCTTCAATGCCTATCCTGCCACTGGGTCATTCTCCAGATCTGCGTTGAAAGCAAAATGTGAGGTTAGGACACCTTTATCCGGATTATTTACTGGTAGTTGTGTTCTCTTAGCTCTATACTGTTTAACTGGTGtctttctttatattcCTAAAGCTACTCTATCTGCAGTTATTATTCATGCTGTTTCAGATCTAATTGCATCATACCATACTACATGGAACTTTTGGAAGATGAACCCATTGGATTGTTTCAGTTTTATTGTCACCGTTTTCATTACTGTCTTCTCCtctattgaaaatggtaTATATTTCGCGATGTGCTGGTCATGTGCGATTTTGGTATTGAAAGTTGCTTTCCCAGCAGGTAAATTCTTAGGTAGAGTTGAAATTGCAGAAGTTGTCAATGGGTGCGTTGATGATAGTTTTGAAGTTACAGATtattcttctaattctaatCTATCTCTTTCAGCAGATACTATtaatcataataaaaaattgaaaattcttcatattcCGTTGTTAAAAACATTAAAGGATCAGCTGTTTTCAGATATATCTTCCATCCAAGGTAAAAGTAAGATACGTTATTACACAAAATGGCTACCGTTTGATCATGCATATACCAAAGAATTGAATCCTAATGTCATCATTCTACCGCCTCCACCTGGTGTAATTGTTTACAGATTAACTGATAGTTTCACGTATATGAATTGTTCCAAACATTACGATGTTATATTTGAGGAAATTAAAAAGCAAACTAAACGTGGTCAACTTATTCGTCATAGAAAGAAGTCAGATCGTCCATGGAACGATCCCGGTGAATGGGAAGCTCCAAACTTTTCAAAGCTTTGGAAGAAACTCAGctttagaagaaataaaaataataacgataatgaAGAGACCCATATTCCTGATGTACCGGTATCCAAGCGAGATGATAGACCATTACTAAAAGTATTATGTCTAGATTTTTCACAAGTCGCTCAAGTAGATGCTACAGCTTTACAATCGTTGGTTGATCTCCGGAAAgcaattaataaatatgcTGATAGACAAGTTGAATTTCATTTTGCCGGTATAGTTTCTCCATGGATTAAGAAAGGTTTAATTAATATTGGTTTCGGTACtattaatgaagaatatagTGATGAATCAATTATAGCAGGTCATACAAGCTACCATTTGGCAAGAATACCAGGGGATGACTTAGAACTACCGACCATGAGGGGAGGTAATTATAAAGTATATACAGCAACAGGTACTAATCTACCGTTTTTCCACATCGACATCCCTGATTTCTATCAATGGGATGTTTAA
- the GIS3 gene encoding Gis3p (similar to Saccharomyces cerevisiae GIS3 (YLR094C); ancestral locus Anc_8.277) — MGLLFAPSNRFDTINNDETNEAWISSLFTPSSCGSYTVLKRPCSTKKYQENISITSHTEKSRAPKKQPSLVYSGRRRRTGKSAFQNITKPINDSRTFERDQTISLNITPSMNSVLSQIKRHTSLYYLNDKSNAEDEYRKGTQDARKREDADDGVDNVPLPCNSLKRYKDNISTLYLPSDEIDTHSDVSSITSSVLLREILQTDSNNWEVLRSESINQDDDYNSSSNDHKGTSDQTQNLSLGYDGNSHPLCEPEILKEKENLHSTPRVKLLNMPDLDFHDEWKIEDIIQTYKPVYEMGKEPTGKETDKYISTAIRIIKKDLRLNDRPALNKKEKNIDLKMPYARQNNSLSSKFLRSTLKDNVIRDETQVELESWPTSIPLLKKEEEELREEVSLLADKTHFLPNKRSRQQKMNPNFLKLYSIETSCRLKNILPEINIDDQVLKQLSYHDIKTLPIKNQPKKTVNNHKEMGNESKYEDVSCHDIKMAIITKKKLWADMLHETREDLFGVSSPWNLKFVAACNEQEDTKNTSTLVRVHSELKPWVNGNTTSTLLKPCGKLKIDRRFPSREIQYVVKGWCDSRFVI; from the coding sequence ATgggtttattatttgcaCCAAGTAACCGATTCGatacaataaataatgacGAAACTAACGAAGCTTGGATATCCTCACTATTTACTCCATCAAGTTGCGGAAGTTACACAGTTTTGAAGAGGCCATGTTCCACTAAAAAGTACCAAGAAAATATCTCTATTACTTCCCATACAGAAAAAAGCAGGGCCCCAAAAAAGCAACCATCTTTAGTATATAGTGGAAGGCGACGGAGAACCGGAAAGAGTGCTTTCCAGAATATAACCAAGCCAATAAATGATTCAAGGACTTTTGAGAGGGATCAAACTATCTCGTTGAATATAACACCGTCAATGAATTCGGTTCTTTCACAGATTAAAAGGCACACCagtttatattatttgaatgataaaAGTAATGCTGAAGATGAGTACAGAAAGGGCACGCAAGACGCTAGGAAGAGGGAGGATGCTGATGATGGTGTAGATAACGTTCCGCTTCCTTGTAACAGCTTGAAGCGatataaagataatatatcAACATTATATTTACCGTCTGATGAAATAGATACCCATAGTGATGTTTCCTCCATTACGTCATCTGTTTTACTGAGAGAAATCTTGCAAACTGATAGTAATAATTGGGAAGTTCTTAGATCTGAAAGCATTAATCAAGATGATGACTataatagtagtagtaacGACCATAAAGGTACGAGCGACCAAACCCAAAATTTAAGTTTGGGATATGACGGTAATAGCCATCCATTATGTGAACCGGAAATTCtcaaggaaaaagaaaacctACACAGCACACCAAGAGtcaaattattgaatatgCCCGATCTAGATTTTCACGATGAATGGAAAATAGAAGATATTATTCAGACATATAAACCTGTTTATGAAATGGGGAAAGAGCCTACTGGGAAGGAAAcagataaatatatatcgACTGCAATTAGGATAATAAAAAAGGATCTGAGGTTAAATGATAGACCTGCTCTCAATAAAAAggagaaaaatattgacTTGAAAATGCCATATGCAAGACAAAATAACTCACTGTCTTCGAAGTTTTTACGGTCAACTTTAAAGGATAATGTTATACGTGATGAGACTCAAGTGGAATTAGAATCATGGCCGACCTCGATAccattattgaagaaagaagaggaagaacTAAGAGAAGAAGTTTCATTACTAGCTGATAAGACTCATTTTTTACCTAATAAGCGTTCTAGACAGCAAAAAATGAATCCTAATTTTTTGAAGCTTTATTCTATTGAAACATCCTGCCgattaaagaatatattaccggaaataaatattgatgatCAAGTATTAAAGCAATTATCATATCATGATATAAAGACCTTGccaataaaaaatcaacCCAAAAAGACAGTTAATAACCACAAAGAAATGGGGAATGAGAGTAAATATGAAGATGTCTCTTGTCATGATATAAAAATGGCAATCATTactaagaagaaattatgGGCAGATATGCTTCATGAAACTAGAGAAGATTTATTTGGTGTTTCCTCACCAtggaatttgaaatttgtcGCTGCTTGtaatgaacaagaagataCGAAAAATACAAGTACTTTAGTTAGAGTACATTCTGAGCTAAAACCTTGGGTAAACGGCAACACAACATCGACGTTATTGAAGCCTTGtggtaaattgaaaattgatAGAAGATTTCCATCAAGGGAAATTCAATATGTAGTCAAGGGATGGTGTGACAGCCGATTTGTTATTTGA
- the NDAI0B02030 gene encoding uncharacterized protein, translating to MSEHTPTSTTINEREKAQLKGYLGGLFSDEPINDQLTLKRVTDHFFIDLIVDHDFRLPVSANLDLNEGKPDEVIVERRQTFINHLIEQFEEQPEAKGILHGLITKYGEKFFTFYVVALFGIFREFFTTLDHKQLEKKPKRLDLEKSLSSFQDTYQANSK from the coding sequence ATGTCAGAACATACTCCCACCTCCACTACTATAAACGAACGTGAAAAGGCTCAATTGAAAGGATACTTGGGAGGATTGTTTTCAGATGAACCAATCAATGATCAGTTGACTTTGAAAAGAGTAACAgatcatttttttattgatttaataGTGGATCATGATTTTAGGCTTCCTGTCTCTGCAAATTTAGATTTGAATGAAGGAAAACCCGATGAAGTTATCGTAGAGAGAAGACAAACTTTTATTAACCATTTGattgaacaatttgaaGAACAACCAGAAGCAAAAGGTATCTTGCATGGATTGATTACGAAATATGGGgagaaatttttcactttttaTGTCGTTGCCTTGTTTGGTATATTTCGCGAATTTTTCACCACATTGGATCATAAACAATTGGAAAAGAAACCGAAGAGATTAGATTTGGAAAAGTCTCTTTCTTCGTTCCAAGATACCTACCAAGCAAATTCCAAATAA
- the NYV1 gene encoding Nyv1p (similar to Saccharomyces cerevisiae NYV1 (YLR093C); ancestral locus Anc_8.276), producing MKRFNVSYVEVTKDGNTISSCYDSNDGNFGRNTYGSILNNSIPTPDIFHKLIHDMVLPKVIPVIGNKVTKVSLDLIDGFDCYYTTDEDDKVLICFTQVDIPKILPIRLLSELKGEKKNNYSNNELGAHVGKILDEFHEELMSYKNDSGQEGDTTEDDIQDIIKIMNNNIDKFLERQERISLLVDKTSQLNDNSHNFKKKAARIKERMWWQRMKNTTLLMFAIILTISALFIFFYVI from the exons atgaaaagattcAATG tATCATATGTGGAAGTCACAAAAGATGGGAATACGATATCAAGTTGTTACGATAGTAATGATGGTAACTTTGGCAGGAATACGTATGGTTccattttaaataattcaataccAACGCCTGATATTTTCCATAAATTAATTCATGATATGGTATTACCTAAAGTGATACCTGTCATTGGCAACAAAGTTACAAAAGTATCTCTGGATCTAATCGATGGATTTGATTGTTATTATACTACTGACGAAGATGACAAAGTTTTGATTTGTTTCACACAAGTTGATATCCCTAAAATCCTACCGATAAGGTTACTTAGTGAATTGAAAGGcgagaagaaaaataattattccAATAATGAGCTAGGTGCCCATGTGGGTAAAATCTTGGATGAGTTCCATGAAGAACTAATGTCATATAAAAACGATAGTGGTCAAGAGGGCGATACCACAGAAGATGATATACAAGATATCATTaagataatgaataataatatcgaTAAATTTTTAGAAAGACAAGAACGAATCTCTTTGTTAGTCGATAAAACTTCTCAATTAAATGACAATAGCCATAACTTCAAAAAGAAGGCAGCAAGGATAAAAGAACGAATGTGGTGGCAGAGGATGAAAAACACCACGCTATTAATGTTCGCAATTATTCTTACAATCAGTGCCctgtttatttttttctatgtTATTTAA
- the XDJ1 gene encoding Xdj1p (similar to Saccharomyces cerevisiae XDJ1 (YLR090W); ancestral locus Anc_8.264): MADLYSILGVTSSATDSEIKKAYRKLALQYHPDKVLDPNDREENEIKFKEITSAYEILSDEEKRAHYDLYGDANENEYNNQNANDFFNFETDQPDYDSYAFDNDKSKDVKIPLKLSIQELYNGKTFKFQSKRNIICVQCEGLGWRRRKNGNVTIPHEIECKKCNGLGYKERTRMLIPGFVTTDKIRCEDCHGKGEVYAKPNSEKNKCKNCHGKGLLSENKQLLVSVPRGLQNKDTIRIENEADQEIGKSKTGDIILVIEEDTTMPSDVHFIRKGTDFVMYLSLSLAEALTGFKDKFLSKSLDGRILTLSVPSGKVIRPGNIIKIKQEGWPVNPQASKFGDLYVIIKIEFPPDNWFSEKSDIQLLRNVLPSGINGMMNSWKIDDPLNTETVTTFDILEELPDTLNESNNRSAYDTGDQSDANYDREGPPQCSQQ, from the coding sequence ATGGCAGATTTGTATTCGATATTAGGTGTGACATCTAGCGCAACTGATTCAGAGATTAAAAAAGCCTATAGAAAGTTAGCGTTACAATACCATCCCGACAAAGTTCTGGATCCAAATGACcgtgaagaaaatgaaattaagtTCAAAGAAATTACTTCTGCATATGAAATTCTAAGTGATGAGGAAAAAAGAGCTCATTACGATTTATATGGTGATGCAAATGAGAATGAATATAACAATCAAAATGcaaatgattttttcaatttcgaAACTGATCAACCTGATTATGATTCATACGCTTtcgataatgataaatccAAAGATGTAAAAATTCCATTGAAACTTTCAATTCAAGAACTGTATAATGGTAAAACTTTTAAGTTCCAATCGAAAAGGAATATCATTTGTGTCCAATGTGAGGGTCTCGGCTGGAGACGtagaaaaaatggaaatgtAACTATTCCACATGAAATAGAATGTAAAAAATGTAATGGGCTAGGCTATAAAGAAAGAACTCGAATGTTAATACCTGGGTTTGTTACAACAGATAAGATTAGATGTGAAGATTGTCATGGGAAGGGGGAAGTATACGCTAAGCCTAATTCTGAGAAAAATAAGTGCAAAAATTGTCATGGGAAAGGCTTGCTATCTGAAAACAAACAACTTCTCGTATCAGTTCCTCGTGGCTTACAAAATAAGGACACTATTCGTATAGAAAATGAAGCGGACCAAGAAATAGGAAAGTCAAAGACAGGCGATATTATACTTgtcattgaagaagatacaACAATGCCATCAGATGTACATTTTATACGAAAAGGAACTGATTTCGTCATGTACCTATCGCTGTCATTGGCAGAAGCACTTACAGGGTTTAAGGATAAGTTTTTATCGAAGTCATTAGATGGTAGAATACTTACTTTATCAGTACCTTCAGGAAAAGTAATAAGACCAggaaatattatcaaaatcaaacaGGAAGGATGGCCAGTTAATCCACAAGCATCCAAATTCGGAGATCTGTATGTCATTATCAAGATTGAATTTCCACCTGATAATTGGTTTAGTGAAAAATCTGATATTCAGCTGTTACGAAATGTCCTTCCTAGTGGAATAAATGGGATGATGAATTCATGGAAAATAGATGACCCGTTAAATACGGAGACCGTTACTACCTTTGATattcttgaagaattacCAGATACTCTGAATGAAAGTAACAATAGGAGTGCTTATGACACTGGCGACCAATCTGATGCCAATTATGATCGAGAAGGACCACCTCAATGTTCACAGcaatga
- the GEP5 gene encoding Gep5p (similar to Saccharomyces cerevisiae YLR091W; ancestral locus Anc_8.266) has protein sequence MELLNSKLTKTLLSSLQNLPLHSNTLAQLERKCLTRNIKATKSFKIPLLTLINSYEKAQASGQSKLSNKTLESIIYHTYFEWTNDLASHLKPFQRQYSTLLTFWPHIYHSKIDSKKNSIILTWNKSSNSKNMLRELLSHLNYTQSLVPQKKDFQVIFKKIYQHYIFLSLNPSLCSNGKRLPSPIVEIPMNAMGYDIPKKRINNLLRSKIARTWNYLAITNPILNLENEAQLDEIINGSSAIKSRQLRKLYRRACSNSYVIKNEDDNNIEFQKSKKLNWLNF, from the coding sequence ATGGAGCTGCTCAATAGTAAGTTGACAAAGACACTATTAAGTTCTCTTCAAAATCTTCCCTTACATAGCAATACACTGGCCCAACTCGAAAGAAAATGCCTTACTAGAAATATCAAAGCGACgaaatcttttaaaattcCCTTACTTACGTTGATAAACAGTTATGAGAAAGCTCAAGCTAGCGGTCAATCTAAACTATCGAATAAAACTTTGgaatcaataatatatcataCTTATTTTGAATGGACTAATGACCTGGCATCTCATTTAAAACCATTTCAGAGACAATATTCTACCCTCCTTACATTTTGGCCGCATATTTACCACTCTAAGATAGACTCCAAGAAGAATTCCATAATATTAACGTGGAATAAAAGCAGCAACTCTAAAAATATGTTGAGAGAACTTCTCAGCCATTTAAATTATACTCAATCATTAGTCCCTCAGAAAAAAGACTTCCAAGTGATCTTTAAGAAAATCTACCAgcattatatatttctatcATTGAATCCGAGCTTATGTTCCAACGGGAAGCGATTACCATCACCCATTGTAGAAATACCGATGAATGCTATGGGCTATGATATACCGAAAAAGAggataaataatttattgagAAGCAAAATTGCAAGAACATGGAACTATTTAGCGATTACCAATCCGATTTTGAATCTCGAAAATGAAGCACAGTTAGATGAGATTATTAACGGATCGAGCGCAATAAAGTCAAGGCAACTGAGGAAATTATACCGGCGTGCATGTAGTAATAGTTATGTGATTAAGAATGAAGATGacaataatattgaatttcaaaaaagcAAGAAGCTCAATTGGCTCAATTTTTAA
- the IOC2 gene encoding Ioc2p (similar to Saccharomyces cerevisiae IOC2 (YLR095C); ancestral locus Anc_8.278) — protein sequence MKRTRTLRRNTGESTPTSSVTTFDKETSIKDDEEAPWKEYVDEHTSALWSKIPRTALQSAQDFIVLNFPELFQSWHYHYVVAWLYNVCESYTTLSHQLEGSSGPKFLWKNIKFDEFIFLHDLKKCASMTKDDDKSADFQDYASNRTQAVNKSTGNEDQESDNLYLKIKHQLLRQLANNKNTELRNFNGIVELNLKNSVYKDQMSTLLSMDFDLLPLHDKFTIFFYMIKIIEMKNMVFKNYMANNMHLFEFPRYIVDDTTSILALPNNGVLIQEKVTKKKLVPKLDIPLKLKNCTIRNGASESVDLIHVDYSQEINAYLSSIDIEFKILTYNWDTFLQYWGMHEKKKRGNKDIAHFVEDLIPVYVDHQVYSSKLIQQREKEKSMAELVTRRKRSSRLVAREEESKKKEIEHDWYEKLDERDHFNKHRTRMVNTQKKKLQTIIWNQLWQLFEEDLKLEKIKRRNTPDIQMHPISSIAYRTQSEYEGLNPVDIEVLEVGSRFNSRLIDIKPRSSVTFTFEKDPNYIHELPDEYCIHERDLEQINSYGLETDISAPDNKDWIFQCSCEEDPVNPTVVSVVEDLVDPNLINKPLICCDVCFKWQHWDCQSKTTINFISLAAQNNNIVTTGKKKDKKQQQTDMPLNVLSQRDFGIALLGEPEIYTGRNRRSTRQQHGDNVVTKEEQHTTMRPTDKRKPFGSCSIFVCGWCLAKLETEMRDSFVPELKALRISKKNKHDDRERRKRAKEEKRRQEELTTMHANPLDQKHPDIDAAASHVDQPVNLLANHSLTSNDGSNTEQPTNFDNIKNNNTAVTSVPNAVKNQGPIRSLLKDGVLASGTQRVIAQLNEGYNFAAQDEGTSIPPVSASLHTLPVVNGENNGKAPSIPSSSISSGAPAPVPGAPAASSVSQRDESSLSSPTF from the coding sequence ATGAAGAGAACGAGAACATTGAGAAGGAATACCGGTGAATCCACACCTACTTCATCGGTTACTACTTTCGATAAAGAAACAAGCATCAAAGATGATGAGGAAGCTCCTTGGAAAGAGTATGTGGACGAACATACGTCAGCACTATGGTCGAAGATCCCAAGGACGGCATTGCAATCTGCGCAGGATTTTATCGTTCTAAATTTTCCAGAATTATTTCAATCATGGCATTACCATTACGTGGTTGCGTGGTTATATAATGTTTGCGAATCATATACAACCCTTTCGCACCAACTTGAGGGAAGTTCTGGGCCTAAATTCTtatggaaaaatattaaatttgatgaatttatatttttacatgatttgaagaaatgtGCCTCAATGACAaaggatgatgataaatcaGCAGATTTCCAGGATTATGCTAGCAATAGAACACAAGCTGTTAACAAATCAACTGGAAATGAGGACCAAGAATCTGACAACCTATATCTTAAGATAAAACATCAGCTGCTAAGACAATTagctaataataaaaatacggaattaagaaattttaaTGGAATCGTcgaattgaatttaaaaaacTCAGTTTATAAGGATCAAATGTCAACGCTGCTATCAATGGACTTTGATTTATTGCCGTTACATGACAAATTCactattttcttttacatGATTAAGATAATCgaaatgaagaatatgGTATTTAAGAACTATATGGCTAATAATATGCATCTATTTGAATTTCCAAGGTATATTGTAGATGATACAACATCAATTCTAGCCTTACCGAATAATGGGGTCTTAATTCAGGAAAAAGTAACCAAAAAGAAACTAGTGCCAAAGTTAGATATCCCcttaaaattaaagaacTGTACTATTAGAAATGGGGCTTCGGAATCAGTTGATTTGATACATGTTGATTATTCCCAAGAGATAAATGCGTACTTAAGTTCCATTGACATTGAATTCAAGATCCTTACATACAACTGGGATACTTTTCTACAGTATTGGGGCATGCacgagaaaaaaaaaaggggaaataaagatattgcACATTTTGTAGAAGATTTGATCCCAGTCTATGTTGACCATCAAgtatattcttcaaaattgaTACAACAACGTGAAAAAGAGAAATCAATGGCAGAGTTAGTGACCAGAAGGAAGAGGTCATCAAGATTAGTTGCAAGAGAGGAAGAAAgtaaaaagaaagagataGAACATGATTGGTATGAAAAACTAGATGAAAGGGATCATTTTAACAAGCACAGGACAAGAATGGTTAATAcacaaaagaagaagttaCAAACTATAATTTGGAATCAGCTTTGGCAATTATTTGAGGAAGACCTTAAGCtagagaaaataaagagaCGAAATACCCCCGATATACAAATGCATCCAATAAGCTCGATAGCATATAGAACTCAAAGCGAATATGAAGGTTTGAATCCCGTTGACATAGAAGTTCTAGAGGTTGGGTCCCGATTCAACTCTAGATTGATAGACATTAAACCTAGATCATCTGTTACGTTTACTTTCGAGAAGGATCCAAACTACATCCACGAATTGCCGGATGAATATTGTATACATGAAAGAGATCTTGAACAAATTAACAGTTACGGTCTTGAAACAGATATCAGTGCCCCAGATAATAAAGATTGGATATTCCAATGTAGTTGTGAAGAAGATCCAGTAAATCCCACTGTTGTTTCTGTCGTGGAAGATTTGGTTGATCCTAATCTAATCAACAAGCCCTTGATATGTTGTGATGTCTGTTTCAAATGGCAACATTGGGATTGTCAATCTAAAACGaccatcaatttcatttcattagcagcccaaaataataatatcgtTACTACTGGGAAAAAGAAGGAtaagaaacaacaacaaacgGATATGCCTCTAAATGTGCTATCACAACGCGATTTTGGAATTGCACTCTTGGGCGAACCTGAAATATATACAGGTAGGAACCGAAGGTCCACAAGGCAGCAACATGGCGATAATGTAGTGACAAAAGAAGAGCAGCATACCACTATGAGGCCTACTGACAAGAGAAAACCGTTCGGTTCATGTTCAATATTTGTTTGTGGTTGGTGTTTGGCAAAACTTGAGACTGAAATGAGAGATTCTTTTGTACCAGAATTAAAGGCTCTTAGAATaagcaaaaaaaacaagCATGATGATCGTGAGAGAAGAAAACGTgccaaagaagaaaagagaagacAAGAAGAACTCACGACTATGCATGCAAACCCACTCGATCAGAAACATCCTGATATTGATGCAGCTGCAAGCCACGTTGATCAGCCAGTCAACCTTTTGGCTAATCATTCATTGACGAGTAACGATGGAAGCAATACTGAACAGCCTACAAActttgataatatcaaaaataataataccgCTGTAACATCTGTACCAAATGCCGTCAAAAACCAAGGCCCTATCCGTAGTTTATTAAAGGACGGTGTATTAGCAAGTGGTACTCAACGTGTAATAGCCCAACTGAATGAGGGCTATAATTTCGCAGCTCAAGATGAAGGTACAAGTATTCCTCCTGTCAGCGCATCTCTTCATACTTTGCCAGTGGTAAACGGGGAAAATAACGGCAAAGCGCCATCAATACCTAGTTCTTCAATCTCATCAGGTGCACCTGCCCCAGTGCCAGGTGCTCCTGCTGCGTCATCTGTGAGTCAAAGAGACGAATCAAGCCTGTCTTCTCCGACTTTCTAG